GTGTCGGAGCAGAGCGGTGCCATCATCTACTGCCCCGTGAACCGCACCTTCCCGCTGCGCTACCTGGAGGCCTGCTACGGCCTGGGCCAGGGCAGCGGCAAGGCGGCCAGCCCCGCCAGCCCCTCGGGCCCCAAAGGCAGCCACATGAAGCGGCGCAGCGTCACCATGACCGATGGGCTCACCGCCGACAAGGTCACCCGCAGCGATGGCTGCCCCACCAGGTAAGAAGGGACCCCACGGTGGGCCTCGGTCTCCCCCTTTGGCAAGTGGGGGTATCTGTCTGCAGAGTGCTAGTGAGGGGTGGGAGGCCAGGCCACTGTGAACTGGGCGGACATGACTGTCCTGGAGCCTTgcgaggaagaggaggaggccgAGGAGGGCTGAGTGCCGGGTCTGTTTGCAGAGACCTGCCATCCTGCGCCACCAGCACTTGGATAGGGCCCATCTCCCTAGGCCTGGGCTGGTGTCTGATCGGCCAAGGAATTGCCGGTTGGATTCTCCATGGGTACTTTGCCTGTGATTTAGAATCAGTGCCCGTAATGGTGCCAGCATCTGGCATTCTGAGCATAGTAGAGGAGCAGTGAGGAGGTGCCAGCCTTGTGGGCCCTGTTCCCTCCAGCTCCCCGTCCTTTCTACTAGGCCTGCTTCCCAGGCAGTTCTCTGAGTTGAAGGCAAGGTTCTCACGGAAGAGAGCAGTTGTGTGGGTAGTGGACTATACAAACACTCTCCACTCTGGACTTCAGTCTTGTACTTGTCAATTAGTACTACATTCTCTAAGCCTTTTCTGCCTCTGAAGTTCAGTCGATCCAGGatggaggcagaggtggggatCCCAAGGCCAGCTGAGGACCCCgctctctgggctctctgctcatgaaGGTATTTGCTCCACAGCACCTCACTGCCCCACCCCCGGGAATCTATCCGCAACTGTGCCCTCAGCATGGACCAGATCCCGGACCTGCACTCGCCCATGTCACCCATCTCCGAGAGTCCTAGCTCCCCCGCCTACAGTACTGGTATGGCcagtggaggggggagggacCGGTGGGGGGAATCCCATGGGAGTGACCTTGTGTGTGCACCACGCTCTGTCTGTCTGTGACAACTTTTGTTACCATGTGTGCTTATGTGTGTTTCTACCTCTTTACTGAGAGTGATGCCTGCAAGAATTTACCCGAAAAACCAGCCAGCAGAACTACTGACGTTGTCTCCATGGGTTGTCACACATTCTTCCCTAAACACAGGCTCGCTAACTGGCCGTAACTGCAAACTTGCCTTCGAACCACCTCCCCCGAGTGTAAAAGTTACCAGTCCTTGCCCCAAATGATTTAGCGGACATTTTCTGAGCCACACGGCAGTGAGGTCCTCAGTCCTCAGAAGACTGAGGATTTAAAGCCCAGCTCTCTCCCACGTGCTGGGGAGTGACTTGAGGCAGGGCAggtgacctctctgagcctcagttttctccttgtAGAAGGAGGATCATGGAAAGACTTACTTCCCAGGATGGCAGGGTTAAATGGGCTAAGGTACGGAGAAGGACCTCGCAGGCAGGAAGAGCTCAGTATACATCACCTCTCATTTTGGATGATGGTTTGACTGCTGGTGACCAGTGTATGGCCAGCATGTCGCCAGTTCCTGCCACATGTGCACTCAGTAAATCATTGCTAATTCATTGAGAAATAATTCCACACAATGAACTCCAGCAAGTGCTTATTAGCATCCCTGAATCACGGCAAGATCCACTAAGTAGTTCAGTGGTTCCCCAAGGCTGCGGCAGCCTTAGGGGAGGAGCGAGCAAACTCCTGGGGTTCAGGCCATTTGAGAGTATCCTTCAGGCCTGATCCTTTTACCCAAGGCTGTGGGGCCTGGCCTGAGTGCAGGGAGGTGGGGGCATCACCTCTGTAGGGTGGGTGGGGCCTGTCCtttgcagggagggagggagaacttCACTGGTAACTAGTCTTCGCCTTTTCTCTCCCTGCAGTGACCCGTGTCCACGCCGCGCCTGCAGCTCCATCCGCCACAGTGCTGCCTGCCTCCCCTGTCACCCGCCGCTCCAGTGAACCCCAGCTGTGTCCCGGAAGTGCCCCGAAACCCCCTGGGGAGTCAGACAAGGGCCCTTATGCCAGCCCCTCCCACACTCTCTCCAAGGCCTCCCCATCCCCGTCGCTCAGCAGCTACAGTGACCCGGACTCTGGCCATTACTGCCAGCTGCAGCCTCCTGTCCGTGGCAGTCGAGAGTGGGCAGCAGCCGAGGCCTCCAGCCGGCAGGCCAGGAGCTATGGGGAGAGGCTAAAGGAACTGTCAGAGAATGGGGCACCTGAAGGGGACTGGGGCAGGGCCTTCATAGCCCCTGTTGTGGAAGCCACCTCCTCCTTCAACCCTGCCACCTTCCAGTCACTACTGATCCCCAAGGATAACCGGCCCCTGGAGGTGGGCCTCCTGCGCAAGGTCAAGGAGCTGCTAGCAGAGGTGGATGCCCGGACACTGGCCCGGCACGTCACCAAAGTTGACTGCCTGGTAGGTGCTGGGTGAGCGCTGGGGCAGGGAGAGCACCTCTGTCCTGGGGCTTTGGGACAGGGGTCCAGGTGGTGAGGAGTTGGCTGCTAAATGCCCAAAGTATAGTGAGTAGGCCTGGCTTCTGGCTTCATAGCAGTCtcttacttgctgtgtgactctggactGGTCACgttacctctctgggcctccattttcTCCTAAAAACAGCAGCAACACCACCACCACAAGATATTCTTGCTTCCTCCAGTTTGGTGCTGGAACTGGGCAGCGCTGAAAGCCAGAGCTCCCTGGGGCACTTTTTCAGCCCGGTGGGAGTCAGCCTGGCGGTTCCAGAGAATGTAAAAAACCGAGAccacctgcccccgccccccaacccccatggaCAAAATAAGCGAAACTCAGAACCTAGACTCGAACTGTCAATGCCTGGGCCTTTGAATGAATCTTGACTATCTAAGGACAGACTCTCGCTGCACCTCAATTTCTCCCTCTGAAGTTGGGGGGGGGTCACTGATTACTTTATGTGGGGGCCgcactgggctctcagctctgggctctcagctcaggacgCAAGTAAGGAATGCAGAGATATTGTCCTATGGAGAGTGCTAGGCGTGATGGGATTAATTCTGGCCCAGTGTGTGACCTTGGACGACAAGTCCtttccctccctgggcctcaggttTGCCTTCTGGAATAAAGGTGTCCTGGTCACCTTTGGCACATATTAAACAGCTCTGGGCATTTTTCCATTTATCCCTCATTCCACAGAAATGAGGGGGAAATGAGGTTCATTTGCTCCATGGCAGAGGGTGAGAGCCGGAATTCAAACTCGTTATCCCAGCCAGGCTGCCCTCCTCGAGAAAGCTCTCTGACTCCCAGATGGCTTGGGCCAGCCGCGACAGGAAATTAATCAGCCCTCTGGGCGTCCTTGCAGGTTGCTAGGATACTGGGCGTTACCAAGGAGATGCAGACCCTAATGGGAGTCCGCTGGGGCATGGAGCTGCTCACCCTCCCCCATGGCCGGCAGCTACGACTAGACCTGCTGGAAAGGTAAGGCAAGCACCTGCACCCGGGGACTCGCGGGGAATCCCCCGGGCTACCTTGCAGCCCTTTTGCTATGACCGGCTGGCCAATCAGAGTGTCTCAGCCCGGCTCCCATGGGGTTCGGGCTACGCCTTCTATCCATTGACGAATCGCAACTGCCCGGTATCTGGCTCCAAGCAAACCCAGTTTCCCCAAAGACTGAGTCCTGTCTCCGAATTCATCTTTTGCACCCTCTTGACCAATCACACTCCGCGAGCCTTAGCCTCGCCCATCAGCTCTGGCTACTCTTTCTTAAAACTGTTCTGCCCCGTGAATTCCATTGATCGATCACAAGCCCCTCAGCCCCGCACTCGGAAGTCTCTGGCCCCGCCCCCGAGTTACACCGACCAATCAGAAGCCCTTAGCCTGGCTTTCTCTCACTCTGGCCGCGCCCCGTAATCTCATTGACCCTTTCCGACCTGTCACTTCGGGCTTGGCCCTCCACCCCTCGGGCGCCAAACGGAAGTAGTGACAGGACCTCTCCCCTCTGACCTGGCCGCTGAGACAGGTTCCACACCATGTCCATCATGCTGGCCGTGGACATCCTGGGCTGCACGGGCTCGGCGGAGGAGCGAGCAGTGCTTCTGCACAAGACCATCCAGCTGGCGGCTGAACTTCGAGGGACCATGGGCAACATGTTCAGCTTCGCTGCGGTCATGGGTGCCCTCGATATGGCTCAGGTATGGAAGGGCGCATCTCGAGCTGAGCTTCAGAAGTCGTTGTCTGGAGGAGCCTCGGGAAACGTTCGAATCGGGGACTTTTTGGCAGCATCCGTGAAAGGGTAGCTGGGTTCTCTGAAGTGACCTGCTCCAAGGCCAAGTCTTGCCCtttctttgggtctcagtttACCGCCTGCAAAATGAGTGAGGAGCATTATATGAGTTTcgagaataaatataaaatggccATAATTCAGTGGGCACTTAATATATGCTAGGTGCTACATTAAGTACTTTGTAAGTACTGATTCGTGAGAACAATCTCGGGAAATAAGTGCCTTTATTGTCCCATTTTATttatggagaaactgaggtacagcAGTACTtggcctaaggtcacacagtcagACTGAAAAAGGTCAGGATTTGAAGCAGATTGGTTTCACAGTCTGAATCTTGTCCACACTCTACACTTGCTCTCCTGTGCCTAGTCAATAGTAACAACAGGGTCCCAGAAGCTGTGGTTCTACTCCCAGCTCTGCTACCTAATTTTgggatgaccttgggcaagtcattccCCTAGCTGAGCCTTAgttccctcctctgtaaaatgagctGTTGCAAGGCCTCACGGGGAGCGTGAAGAGCCGCCAGCACTGTCCCAGGCACATGGAAGGTGACCATGATCACAACTGTAATCCCACATCTGGGTGTGTCCATTCAGGAGGGTGACCTGTGGCCAACGTGGGCCCCTTCCCTGTCTGGGCATTCATAGTCTGCTCTCCCCAGATTGCCCGGCTGGAGCAGACATGGGTGACCCTTCGGCAGCGACACACGGAAGGTGCCATCCTCTACGAGAAAAAGCTCAAGCCATTTCTCAAGAGCCTCAACGAGGGCAAAGGTACCTCTCCCACCTTGCTGTGTGACGTTGGGCAGCCTCCAGCCCCTCTCTGGGCCGGCAAAGACTCTCCCAGTGTAGATGAGGACCAACCAGAAACTGAGCGCTGCACAGGCTAATCTTGAGCTCACTTTCTGCATCTGGCTACCGTTCTGCAGGGTGGCCAGGACCAGGCTCAGCCCTCAGGGTGGTGCCAAGGCTGCAGTGGTTTCAGCTGGAGGATTCCAAAAGGAGGGGTGCTAGTCTTGGGAGTCAGGAGCCCTGGGGGGGCTCAGCCAGGGACCTCAGGCAGACCCACCCCCTTCTCCACCTCTGCCCGGAGCGCCCCTGGGGATGGTGGGGCCTCCAGGGCCTCTAAgtgctgcctccctccctccccacagaagGCCCGCCGCTGAGCAACACCACGTTTCCGCATGTGCTGCCGCTTATCACTCTTCTTGAGTGTGACTCGGCCCCAGCAGAGGGCCCTGAGCCCTGGGGCAGCACGGAGCACGGCGTGGAGGTGGTGCTGGCCCACCTGGAGGCCGCCCGCGCCGTGGCCCACCACGGAGGCCTGTATCACGCCAACGCGGAGGTCAAGCTGCAGGGTGAGTCACTGGTCGCATCTGGGGGTCGAGACAGTCACTGTTGAGGTTGGCTGGGCCTCCTCCCACCGGACTTGCTCCCTCCTTTCCGCCAAACCCCCATTCACGTTGCTGCATGTCCTCGGCGGGCGCCACTCCctggcttcttttccttttccccgtTTTTCACTCGCTTACCAGTTCAGCTGCGAGTGGAAGGCCCGGGTGAGGGTGCGGGGACGCGGAGTGACTCAGAGAGCGCCCTCTAGCTGTGGATCTTTctttgagcctctgttttctctctgtgaaGCGGACGTCCCAAGGGGTTATTCTACAGGTTTGTTTGCCTGGGCTGAGCCCTTGGCCTGGGGCTGAGACACACCtaccctgccttcaaggagctcccAGTCtaggggaaagggagagtgaaAGGAGCCGAGAGGAAGTGGCCTCAAGTAATCCAGCTTTTACTGCTTTAGGCATTATTGAAGTCATAAAGGTTCACTGTAGGCAAACTGGAAATCCCAgctgagcaaaaagaaaaaaactaaatccCCCCAGTCACCCAGAGGCACATGGTGACAACATCCTAGTGTTTGTGTctcctgcctctttctttttcagagcaaacaaaacattttttttcttaactaacAAAAACTTATTTGCAAAATGTGTACATTACTTAGCAAGAAGCTTGGAACTTACAGAAAAAatacaggaaaggaaagaaaaatccctCCAAATTGACATTCATATTTTATCTTCagtaatttaaatattatatgaaGCAGACATGGTCCTGTTTATTGACAAACGTTGTTGGATTCCTGatggagctggggggtgggggaaggcccCTAGGAAGAGGGCCCTGCAGGGTGTGTTGGCTTTTGGCAGGAcccccaggcttccctgctgGATGGTCGTCCCCTGACCCCTATGCTCTGCCTCGCAGGGTTCCAGGCCCGGCCAGAGCTCTTGGAGGTGTTCAGCACTGAGTTCCAGATGCGCCTCCTCTGGGGCAGCCAGGGCGCCAGCAGCAACCAGGCCCGGCGCTACGAGAAGTTCGACAAGGTCCTCACTGCCCTGTCCCACAAACTGGAACCTGCCGTCCGCTCCAGTGAGCTGTGACCCCtgcacacccctcccctctgcagctgCAGGCAGCAACAGGGACAGAGGGGCACAGACCTCTCCCCGGAGCACCCCAGAGACACTGTGATCAGCCCAAGAATGTTCTGGGCCCAAACCAGGATCTCCCTTGCCCCTCCAGGGTCCTGCAGGACCCCAGGGCTCCAACCCACCTGCTGCGTGCCCACCAAGTCTCCTTTCAGGAAGAACCGGAACCCTGTTCCTCTCTccagcttctgcttctccccttcctgctGAGGTGCCCTGTGTTCGAGCCACGGGAGGGTCCTCACACCTCCCCACTCTTCTCTGGGCATCTGCCTGCAACGGACACCAAGGCCTCCACCCGGTTGTAAATCTGTCTGTTCTGTAAATAGATGTACAGAAgccatgttctttctttcatataatAAACTTTTAtgactctttcttctgtctctcagGGGGCCCTGGTGGAAGGAAGTGTTGTTTCTCTCAGAtgaaaggtggaaaaattcaACAGTAAATACTTATTTAGCACCTGGGACATTCCAGATTCTACCACGAGCCAGAGTTACAGCCCATACTAAAACCTGGTTCCAGTCCTGGAGGAGCTCACAGACTAGGGGGGAAAGAACCCGCTAATTCCAACCAAGGGGAGAAATCCTGGCCAGCCCAATCCCACCCCGTTTCCTGCTTTGAAAATCCCAGCAAAGGTTCCCGCAAATGCACAACAAAGCACTCCAGATGTTTGGAGTGGAAGGGCTTGTTGAAATTTAGGATTCCAGCTCTCCCCTGGAAAACAGAACTGGAGGGGGAAGGGACCCTCCTGGGGGTCACAGCAGCAGAATGAGGAAGGCTGGAACCTGGATGTCCTGACCTGgagttctttccttttctcaacAGAGAGACCTACTTATTCCTTTTTGGGGCCCCAGAAAGCtccgtgcgtgtgtgtgtgtgtgtgtgtgtgtgtgtgtgtgtagtgtgtgtagTGTGGGTGGATCAGGGAATCTCTAAGAGGGACCATGAAAGCAGTTGTCTTGATTCCATGGGTAGGGGAGATAGGCAATGTGGATCAACACGATTCCTGTCCAGGCTGGAGGCCTGGGGAACCAGTTCACTGAATATAAAACGTCTCAGGTCCTTTGCCTTCTGAATCCTTTGACCAAGAGAGGCTGGATAACATAGCGCATCAGATCTTTGGCAGCAGCTTGACTTGGGTTCAGTTCTATTACATACTAGCCTTGGACAGAGACTTAACCCCTTGGATTCCAGTTTCCTCCTCAATAAAATAAGGACAATAACAAAATCGATTCCTTAGTATTGATGGTAAAGCACTTAGGGCAGAGTAGTTGCTAGGTAGGGAACTGCCATGTTTCATACATAATGGAGTGCCAATAATCACTTATTGATTACTTTCCGAGTCAAAACATTTTATGTGCCTGTACCTCATTGAAATTTCACCGTTTCTCTGTATGGCAGTTACTGTTATCATAAGACATACGAGGCACCGACATTAATGGCACCTAGTAGGTGCTCATGAAAAGCTCTATTACTGAGCGCTCttttgtcatattaaaaaaaaagagtatggaaaAGGCGCTTTACAAGGTTTATGGTGCCGCACAAGTTTTTGCTACAATTGTTACGTCACCCTTTGTGGTCATAATCCTTTATTATTCTTTCGGCGCTATTATGGTCTCCTAGTTACCGTGGCCATGGAAACGCGGGCCGCCGCTGGATTGAGACGGTTCGCGGGCTCCCCCTAGAGGCTACTTCCCGGTCCTGCTACGAGACGACGGCTCGGGACTTTCCGGGGGGAGCCGGGAGTTGTAGTCTACGGAAGATGGCTGCCGCCCGGAGAGGCACGCCGGGAATTGTGGTCCTAGGGAGGGGCGGTTGGCCCACATTCGGCTCCCGCCTCACCCGCATGGCGGCTGAGACTCGCGGCTGCCGGCCCTGGGGCTCGCTCCTCGGGTTGCTGGGGTTGGTCTCAGCCGCGGCCGCCGCTTGGGACCTGACTTCGCTGCACTGCCACTTCGGCAGCTTCTGCGAATGTGACTTCCAGCCCGACTTTCAGGGTGAGGAGCCGCAGGAGCCCGGAGCACAGGGGCCGGCGGACCGGGGAGCCTTCAGACTTTGGGTTGTCCCCGGGCTTGGCCTGGAGGATAGAACCGAGGGGCGGGACCCGCAGACTTCCGCGTGGCGCGCGCTGAGGGACTGAGAACCTGGAATACTGGACTTGGGGCGAGGGTTTGGGGAAGCACGTTTGGGGTCCAGGCAGAGCCTTGCCAGGATGGAGAGAGGCATTTGACAGCAGGGCCTTGTGGGGAGCACTGGGCCTCCACAGTGGACTGGCCATCAGGGGAGAAGCCTGCCTTGGGAATGGGCAGGAGTCTTGGGCCAAACCTGTTGACAGCTTGCAGCAGCCCCTTAGAGCTAAACACAGTGCAGAGGGCCAGCTGGTGGGAGCGCTGCTGAGCCAAGTCAGGTATGATGGTGGCTGCTGCAGCCAGAGTCCCCAAGGGCCCCACTCACTCCCTTTCCAAAGACGGTTTGCCCAAGTGTCCAAGACACAGGGATCCCTAGACCAGGCACCAGACATGactcctccccaccctcttctGTGGCAAGTGTGTGTCTTCAGCTCTGATACTGTCCTTCTTGTGGCCCTAGGTCTGGAGTGTGACCTGGCCCAGCACCTGGCCGGCCAGCACTTGGCCAGGGCATTGGTGGTGAAGGCACTGAAGGCCTTCGTGCAGGACCCAGCCCCTACCAAGCCACTGGTCCTCTCCCTGCATGGCTGGACAGGCACTGGCAAGTCCTATGTCAGCTCCCTGCTGGCGCACTACCTCTTCCGGGGTGGCCTGCGCAGCCCCCATGTTCACCACTTTTCCCCCGTCATCCACTTCCCCCACACCAGCCACATGGAGCGCTACAAGGTAGGCCGGTGGCATCCTGGACCACCATTCACCTGCATGTGGGGTGCCAGACCCTAGGGAGTGAATGAGTCGAGTCTCGGGAGGGTGTGGGGGTCACTCGCTTCAGGCCACACAGCCCCCAGGACCCACTGTGAACAGAGCTCGAGATGGACAAGGGACGTAGGAATGTATAATCGCAGGTATTATGTGCCAGTCTGCACTGTTATCTTTCTGGAAAGCATAGTCCCAATTTGAGGCTTAGAGTAAGCATTGGGTAAAGAGTACCTCTTACTACTATTCTCCTTGTCAATTGCAGGGTTCTTTCCAGGCTGGTCCGTTTCAGGTGTCAACATTATTGAAAAGGTTCAGGGAGCAGAAGGGAACCTTCCTCTTTTATGGGAAGTAGGAGGTGTCAGAGAAGGAATCCTGAACGGGCAGATGCGAGGCCTAGGTTTGAGTCTCTGTGAGCTTGCTGACTTGCTGTGTGTGAGCTTGAACAAGTCTCTGACCCCTTGGGGCCACAGTTTTGCCACCAGCCCCATGAAGGGATTAGTTCTCTCTGGGAGACCATACCTTCCTGGGAAAGGGATTAGTTCTTGCCTTGGGACGAAGTCTCAGGTGAGAGGAGTATCTCTAGGTGCCTTCAaactcctgcctctcccctgcagaAAGATCTTAAGAGCTGGGTCCAGGGGAACCTCACAGCCTGCAGccgctccctcttcctctttgaCGAGATGGACAAGCTGGCCCCAGGCCTGATGGAGGTCCTGCTACCCTTCCTGGGCTCCTCCTGGGTTGTGTTTGGGACCAACTATCGCAAAGCCATCTTCATCTTCATCAGGTGGGCCCAGCTTTGCAGCAGCATGGCGCAGGGACATTTGTCCAAGGTCTTAGCTATCCAGTCTTGGTCGGTGGTGCCACACCAGAATACCTTTCCGCCTGGGCCCAGTTGGGCCTTCCCAAAACCCCTCACACTGGCTGTGATACTGTTGCTCAAATTTTGACATTCTCCAAGCCCAATCTGGGCTCAGTCTTTGGGATCCTCACTGTTTCTTTGTGGAAGGATTTTTCCCTCTTTCATGGCCAGGCGGACACAGACCTGGGAAAAATCGGACTAGAATTCTAGTCCCACCCCCAAGAGTTCTATCTGTGtttccttgggcaaatcactcCTTGGGCAAATTTTCCTTGGGCAATTCACTCTCTgaactcccatctcctcttctGCACAGCAGGGCCAAGATTAATGCCCCACTGTCCTCCTAGAGGCCCGGGGAGAGAAAGTCAGTTAAGGGACCTAAAAGTGTTTTGTAAACTTTAAAGTGCATGACAAATATAGATGGAATTTCCAGGCATCATGGTTTTAGACATGAGCTCTGGAGTGGTTCCTGTGGTGTGTTTTCAGCTGTTTTGGCTCCTGCTGGTACTGAGCTGGGTGCCCAGACTCAGGTCGTGTTGGGTGGCACGTGGGAAGCAAGGGCCAAATCCCGGCCCCCACGGTCTGAGCCGAGGCCTGCATTACCATGGTTTCAGCAACACTGGTGGCGAGCAGATCAACCAGGTGGCCCTGGAGGCGTGGCGCAACCGCCGGGACCGGGAGGAGATCCGCCTGCAGGAGCTGGAGCCTGTCATCTCCCAGGCTGTGCTGGACAACCCGCACCGTGAGTTCGGCTCGGGAGGCCCCCTTCCTGCCCACCCTGGGGTAACTTCAACAGGCCGAGGCTTCACACCCATGTCCACCGGGCTGGGCCAGGTTCTCCCAGGGTCTGACGTGTTGCCCACACCTGGTACTTCTCAGCCAGGCTTTGGCGCTCCTGGCTGGCATGCGGCCTCCCTGAGCCCGCCACAGACCCTTCCTACATTGCCCCTTCCTACAGATGGCTTCTGGCGCTCAGGCATCATGGAAGAGCATCTCTTGGACGTCCTGGTGCCTTTCCTACCATTGCAGCGGCACCACGTGCGGCACTGCGTGCTCAACGAGCTGGCCCAGCTGGGCCTGGAGCCAAGGGAGGAGGTCGTCCAAGCTGTGCTGGACAGCACCACCTTCTTCCCCGAGGAAGAACAGCTCTTTTCCTCCAACGGCTGCAAGACTGTGGCCTCCAGAATTGCCTTCTTCCTCTGACTGTCCAGATGGCATCCTTGCCTCTCCTCTGCTGGGCCAGGCCGTGCAGGAAAGCCCTGCGACCTCTGCAGTAGGGACCCTTTTCCTGAGCCTCCTGGAGAATGAGACCCGGAGCCCAAAGTGAAGATGAGGAGGCATGCTGGCTAGACCATGGGACTGAGGGCCCTGCTGTCTTAATTGGTCAGGGCCTCTTGGCCTTTGCTTCCTTCCCTAGAGAAACCACTGGTAACCCCAGAACTTCAGTGAGACTTGACCTTGCCCTTACCCTCCAGCCTAAGCCTTCTCAAGATGTAAACTGTAACTCAGGGACTGTGGTTCCtggctgctctctccctctgcggcCTGTTACCCTTGGCCCCGTGCTCTGGTACCACACTCAACCCTCCACTGCACACACTGTGTCCCAGTACTGTAAAGCCAGGCTGAGACTTCTCAGTCTTCATGAACAGAGGGACTCAAGCTGCCACTTGGGcctggtttttaaagtttttaattttataagagaaCAAACACAATAAACTTAGCCATGGGACCAGAGGACTGTTGGCTGAGGTATCTAATTGCTCTGGAAGGAGGCCCTTTGACTGGTTGCCTGTGAGTATGTATGGGGGTGAGAATCTCTCCCATACCCAGCAACAAGTGAGGGGCTGAATGGCCCCTTCAGGGATCGGCGTCACTGCTGGGCCAGTCTTGATTTTTCTGGGGTTCTGGCTCAGGCCCCCTGGTCTGGGGTTTTCTGAGATTTGGGCTCAGTCCCCAGGTGTCCTCGGGCTTGCTGTAACCTGGGCTTGTGTTCTGGCTCCAGCTCTGGGCAGCCGTGGTCTTGCTGGACCTTTGGCATTGGTCCTGAGTGGCCTCAGTGTTG
Above is a window of Meles meles chromosome 11, mMelMel3.1 paternal haplotype, whole genome shotgun sequence DNA encoding:
- the SH2D3C gene encoding SH2 domain-containing protein 3C isoform X3, encoding MARLGGPSAPRPQTPGSPAGLERGGRGAGSEGRAEGGTMAPSPPLTGWRVGSPRPASPLLPRQGDEVIAPPRGTRSRCPARSLPAPLPRRPPPPAPARPRAPGPTMTERCSLWSALSAAACCFYRGSFVQVQFSKEKYILDSSPEKLHKELEEELKLSSTDLRSHAWYHGRIPREVSETLVQRNGDFLIRDSLTSLGDYVLTCRWRNQALHFKINKVVVKAGESYTHIQYLFEQESFDHVPALVRYHVGSRKAVSEQSGAIIYCPVNRTFPLRYLEACYGLGQGSGKAASPASPSGPKGSHMKRRSVTMTDGLTADKVTRSDGCPTSTSLPHPRESIRNCALSMDQIPDLHSPMSPISESPSSPAYSTVTRVHAAPAAPSATVLPASPVTRRSSEPQLCPGSAPKPPGESDKGPYASPSHTLSKASPSPSLSSYSDPDSGHYCQLQPPVRGSREWAAAEASSRQARSYGERLKELSENGAPEGDWGRAFIAPVVEATSSFNPATFQSLLIPKDNRPLEVGLLRKVKELLAEVDARTLARHVTKVDCLVARILGVTKEMQTLMGVRWGMELLTLPHGRQLRLDLLERFHTMSIMLAVDILGCTGSAEERAVLLHKTIQLAAELRGTMGNMFSFAAVMGALDMAQIARLEQTWVTLRQRHTEGAILYEKKLKPFLKSLNEGKEGPPLSNTTFPHVLPLITLLECDSAPAEGPEPWGSTEHGVEVVLAHLEAARAVAHHGGLYHANAEVKLQGFQARPELLEVFSTEFQMRLLWGSQGASSNQARRYEKFDKVLTALSHKLEPAVRSSEL
- the SH2D3C gene encoding SH2 domain-containing protein 3C isoform X5, encoding MPQAVGTTLAQEGGTVPPTPAGATSPPNSQGTLLAESWTSVEYGEEVGAAGEPEAGGDYVKFSKEKYILDSSPEKLHKELEEELKLSSTDLRSHAWYHGRIPREVSETLVQRNGDFLIRDSLTSLGDYVLTCRWRNQALHFKINKVVVKAGESYTHIQYLFEQESFDHVPALVRYHVGSRKAVSEQSGAIIYCPVNRTFPLRYLEACYGLGQGSGKAASPASPSGPKGSHMKRRSVTMTDGLTADKVTRSDGCPTSTSLPHPRESIRNCALSMDQIPDLHSPMSPISESPSSPAYSTVTRVHAAPAAPSATVLPASPVTRRSSEPQLCPGSAPKPPGESDKGPYASPSHTLSKASPSPSLSSYSDPDSGHYCQLQPPVRGSREWAAAEASSRQARSYGERLKELSENGAPEGDWGRAFIAPVVEATSSFNPATFQSLLIPKDNRPLEVGLLRKVKELLAEVDARTLARHVTKVDCLVARILGVTKEMQTLMGVRWGMELLTLPHGRQLRLDLLERFHTMSIMLAVDILGCTGSAEERAVLLHKTIQLAAELRGTMGNMFSFAAVMGALDMAQIARLEQTWVTLRQRHTEGAILYEKKLKPFLKSLNEGKEGPPLSNTTFPHVLPLITLLECDSAPAEGPEPWGSTEHGVEVVLAHLEAARAVAHHGGLYHANAEVKLQGFQARPELLEVFSTEFQMRLLWGSQGASSNQARRYEKFDKVLTALSHKLEPAVRSSEL
- the SH2D3C gene encoding SH2 domain-containing protein 3C isoform X6; the encoded protein is MLFAKEKNPRRLRYWCFLPCDSQSSLPRVWRGIGREAKDSEEQRTPYRSFSKEKYILDSSPEKLHKELEEELKLSSTDLRSHAWYHGRIPREVSETLVQRNGDFLIRDSLTSLGDYVLTCRWRNQALHFKINKVVVKAGESYTHIQYLFEQESFDHVPALVRYHVGSRKAVSEQSGAIIYCPVNRTFPLRYLEACYGLGQGSGKAASPASPSGPKGSHMKRRSVTMTDGLTADKVTRSDGCPTSTSLPHPRESIRNCALSMDQIPDLHSPMSPISESPSSPAYSTVTRVHAAPAAPSATVLPASPVTRRSSEPQLCPGSAPKPPGESDKGPYASPSHTLSKASPSPSLSSYSDPDSGHYCQLQPPVRGSREWAAAEASSRQARSYGERLKELSENGAPEGDWGRAFIAPVVEATSSFNPATFQSLLIPKDNRPLEVGLLRKVKELLAEVDARTLARHVTKVDCLVARILGVTKEMQTLMGVRWGMELLTLPHGRQLRLDLLERFHTMSIMLAVDILGCTGSAEERAVLLHKTIQLAAELRGTMGNMFSFAAVMGALDMAQIARLEQTWVTLRQRHTEGAILYEKKLKPFLKSLNEGKEGPPLSNTTFPHVLPLITLLECDSAPAEGPEPWGSTEHGVEVVLAHLEAARAVAHHGGLYHANAEVKLQGFQARPELLEVFSTEFQMRLLWGSQGASSNQARRYEKFDKVLTALSHKLEPAVRSSEL